The Halalkalibacter krulwichiae genome has a segment encoding these proteins:
- a CDS encoding carbamoyl phosphate synthase small subunit — MKGYVVLETGEVFEGILHNKTQEVHGEIVFFTGMSGYQEVLSDPSFKGQMVVFTYPLIGNYGVNDVDFESITPQVNALIVSEVSNEGFHYESRISLIDYCDKHSIPLLSGVDTRAIVKRIREQGDMRAIITTDPNNVVFNQFPSLGQQDVVPMVSTSMIETHGEGEKHVVMVDFGYKKSILDSLVKLGNKVTIVPYNTPFSTIEQLNPDGVLFTNGPGNPKQLEAVLPTIKKIAETYPSMGICLGHQLLALAFGADTEKLTFGHRGANQPVMDVTTNKVYMTSQNHSYVVKESSLEDTGFEAKYININDRSIEGLMHKEHQVFTVQFHPEAHPGPADSEQLFNTFIEMLGNKGREKAYA; from the coding sequence ATGAAAGGATACGTAGTATTAGAAACCGGTGAAGTATTTGAAGGTATTCTTCATAACAAAACACAAGAAGTACATGGAGAGATTGTTTTTTTTACTGGAATGTCAGGCTATCAAGAAGTATTAAGTGATCCATCCTTTAAGGGGCAAATGGTCGTGTTCACGTATCCATTAATAGGCAATTATGGAGTAAATGATGTAGATTTTGAAAGTATTACTCCGCAAGTAAATGCGCTAATCGTTAGTGAAGTTTCAAATGAAGGCTTTCACTATGAGTCTCGTATTTCTCTAATAGATTATTGTGACAAACATTCAATTCCACTATTATCAGGGGTTGATACGAGAGCGATTGTGAAAAGGATACGAGAACAGGGCGATATGCGAGCAATTATTACAACGGATCCTAATAATGTAGTCTTTAACCAATTCCCTTCACTAGGTCAACAAGATGTTGTGCCAATGGTTTCAACTTCGATGATTGAAACGCATGGAGAAGGAGAAAAACATGTTGTTATGGTCGACTTTGGTTATAAAAAGTCAATCTTAGATTCTTTAGTAAAGTTAGGAAATAAGGTAACAATCGTGCCTTATAACACACCATTTTCTACAATTGAGCAATTAAATCCCGATGGAGTTCTTTTTACGAATGGACCAGGTAATCCAAAACAATTGGAAGCTGTGTTGCCTACGATTAAGAAGATAGCAGAAACATACCCATCTATGGGAATATGTTTAGGGCACCAATTGTTAGCTCTTGCTTTTGGTGCAGATACAGAGAAATTAACTTTTGGTCATCGTGGAGCAAATCAACCTGTAATGGATGTTACAACAAATAAAGTTTATATGACTTCGCAAAATCATAGTTATGTTGTGAAGGAAAGCTCTTTAGAAGACACAGGGTTTGAAGCGAAATATATTAATATAAATGACCGTTCAATTGAAGGTTTAATGCATAAAGAGCATCAAGTATTTACCGTACAATTTCATCCAGAAGCTCATCCAGGGCCAGCTGATAGTGAACAGCTCTTTAATACATTCATTGAAATGCTAGGTAATAAAGGGAGAGAGAAAGCGTATGCCTAA
- the argC gene encoding N-acetyl-gamma-glutamyl-phosphate reductase, with protein MRVGIIGATGYGGAELLRLLNQHPKVEEIVLYSSSKEGMNIQESYPHVSGIYNKELKSIKLQSMKEEVDTVFLATPPGVSTEWSGAIAKAGCQVIDLSGDLRLQDPLVYETWYKREAAPLSLIENAVYGLPEWNRDYIKKAKIIANPGCYPTATLLGLAPLAKSEIIDVDSIIIDAKSGTSGAGRSPSAVTHYSEMNENFKIYQINTHKHVPEIEQLLNEWNNNIQTVTFQPHLVPMVRGIMATIYVKAKRQTSEEELRELYQEAYQKEHFVRVRPKGQFPATKEVYGSNYCDIGVTYDERTGRITVVSVIDNVVKGASGQAIQNFNIMNGFEEELGINNVPMYP; from the coding sequence ATGAGAGTAGGGATTATTGGAGCAACAGGATATGGCGGTGCAGAACTATTAAGACTGTTAAACCAGCATCCTAAAGTAGAAGAGATTGTTTTATACTCATCATCAAAGGAAGGCATGAATATACAAGAATCTTATCCACATGTTTCTGGAATTTATAATAAAGAATTGAAGTCAATTAAATTACAATCGATGAAAGAGGAAGTAGATACAGTTTTTCTTGCAACGCCACCCGGAGTTTCAACAGAGTGGTCAGGAGCTATTGCAAAAGCTGGTTGTCAAGTTATTGATCTATCAGGAGACTTGCGCTTGCAAGATCCGTTAGTATATGAAACTTGGTACAAGCGAGAAGCTGCTCCCTTATCACTTATAGAAAATGCTGTGTATGGACTTCCTGAATGGAATCGTGACTATATAAAAAAGGCTAAAATCATTGCTAATCCAGGTTGTTACCCGACAGCTACTCTATTAGGCTTAGCTCCACTTGCAAAAAGTGAAATCATCGATGTTGATTCAATCATTATTGATGCTAAGTCGGGTACATCTGGAGCCGGAAGATCGCCTTCTGCGGTTACACATTACAGTGAAATGAACGAAAACTTTAAAATTTATCAAATTAATACACATAAACATGTTCCAGAAATAGAGCAACTTTTGAATGAATGGAATAACAATATTCAAACTGTGACATTTCAGCCTCACCTTGTACCGATGGTTCGTGGCATCATGGCAACGATTTATGTCAAAGCAAAACGACAAACAAGTGAAGAGGAATTGAGAGAACTTTACCAGGAAGCTTATCAAAAAGAACACTTTGTTCGAGTAAGACCTAAAGGTCAGTTCCCGGCTACGAAAGAAGTATATGGTAGTAACTATTGTGACATAGGAGTTACGTATGATGAGAGAACGGGACGAATTACGGTAGTTTCTGTAATCGATAATGTCGTTAAAGGAGCTTCAGGTCAGGCAATACAAAACTTTAATATCATGAACGGATTTGAGGAGGAACTTGGAATTAATAATGTTCCAATGTATCCATAA
- the ctaG gene encoding cytochrome c oxidase assembly factor CtaG: protein MSVLFENFGFRALWTPELLVGLLIIGILYLLVITKWRHRFKDSKPVSLKQKIYFVLALVALYIGWGSPLYVAGHIMISFHMTQMVFAYFIATPLFLLGTPKWFFQAVIDRFRSPVTEKVFRVIWSPIVALFLFNGLFSFYHVPLMFDTLMQSVVLHSLYEYLLLFAAVLMWWHMIAPLPNAFPLSDLRRVGYIFANGILITPACALIIFAGAPLYQTYTDPTIWASVMAFCLPAGAEVPMALFSGPNSFAFLETRMDQQLAGVLMKIMQEITYGITIGYVFKQWLSKEKQQDGELTISDIPTVKS, encoded by the coding sequence GTGAGTGTATTATTTGAGAACTTTGGTTTTCGAGCTTTATGGACTCCAGAGTTGTTAGTTGGATTGCTCATTATTGGAATACTTTACTTATTAGTAATAACAAAGTGGCGACACCGCTTCAAGGATTCAAAACCTGTAAGTCTAAAGCAAAAAATCTATTTCGTCTTGGCGTTAGTTGCTTTATATATTGGTTGGGGAAGTCCACTTTATGTTGCTGGACACATTATGATTAGTTTTCACATGACGCAAATGGTGTTTGCGTACTTTATTGCAACACCTCTCTTTCTATTAGGAACCCCTAAGTGGTTTTTCCAAGCGGTAATTGATCGTTTTCGATCTCCGGTAACAGAAAAAGTTTTTCGGGTCATTTGGAGCCCAATTGTTGCACTTTTCCTATTTAATGGGCTTTTTTCATTTTATCATGTCCCATTAATGTTTGATACGTTAATGCAGTCTGTGGTATTGCACAGCTTATATGAATATTTATTGCTTTTTGCGGCTGTTTTAATGTGGTGGCATATGATTGCTCCTTTACCTAATGCGTTTCCTTTGTCAGATTTAAGGCGTGTAGGTTATATTTTTGCAAATGGTATTTTAATTACACCAGCTTGTGCGTTAATTATTTTTGCTGGAGCTCCATTGTATCAAACATATACAGACCCTACGATTTGGGCAAGTGTTATGGCGTTTTGTTTACCGGCTGGAGCCGAGGTTCCAATGGCTCTATTTTCCGGTCCAAATTCATTTGCTTTCCTTGAGACGAGGATGGATCAGCAGTTGGCTGGTGTGTTAATGAAAATAATGCAAGAGATTACGTATGGCATTACGATTGGCTATGTATTTAAGCAATGGTTATCGAAGGAAAAACAACAAGATGGTGAGTTAACGATCAGCGATATACCAACAGTGAAATCGTAA
- a CDS encoding DUF3813 domain-containing protein — protein sequence MDNPYFQEARQTIARLELLAFAAETDTQREAVKKELHRAKMILNSAFPYSSPAEQDQIIHMQDLLNDLYDYDLYQ from the coding sequence ATGGATAATCCCTACTTCCAAGAAGCAAGGCAGACGATTGCCCGTTTAGAATTATTAGCTTTTGCTGCAGAAACAGATACTCAACGTGAAGCTGTCAAAAAAGAATTACATCGTGCAAAAATGATTCTAAATTCAGCCTTTCCTTATTCATCCCCTGCTGAACAGGATCAGATTATTCATATGCAAGATCTTCTTAATGATCTTTATGATTACGATCTCTATCAATAA
- the argJ gene encoding bifunctional glutamate N-acetyltransferase/amino-acid acetyltransferase ArgJ: MKGGHLVKGIANAPIVTEIENGSIVTPRGFQASGLYSGVKRKRNDLGAIFCEVPANVAAVYTCNRIQAAPLKVTKESIAKEGKIQAIVVNSGNANACTGEKGLKDAYEMRKQSADQFQIPEHYVAVTSTGVIGEYLAMDKIIKGIKQLDPASTLESAEAFNQAILTTDTCYKKVCYQTVVDGKTISIGGVAKGSGMINPNMATMLSFVTTDANIETAVLQNALSEITNKTFNRITVDGDTSTNDMVVVMASGLARNHSLTPVHPDWDGFYHALKEACESLAKQIARDGEGATKLIEVCVKGALNDEEAGKVAKKIVGSDLVKSAVYGTDANWGRIICAIGYSGCEINPDTIDIAIGPVQTLSQSQPTAFSEEEAKAYMESSDTIVIAVDLHLADGTGKAWGCDLSYDYVRINAGYRT, from the coding sequence ATGAAGGGTGGTCATCTTGTGAAGGGAATAGCGAATGCGCCAATAGTAACGGAGATTGAGAATGGGAGTATAGTGACACCAAGAGGATTTCAAGCATCAGGCCTATATTCAGGAGTAAAGAGAAAAAGAAATGATTTGGGCGCTATATTCTGTGAAGTACCTGCTAATGTAGCAGCTGTGTATACATGTAATAGAATTCAAGCGGCTCCACTGAAAGTGACAAAAGAATCCATTGCTAAAGAAGGCAAGATCCAAGCTATCGTTGTGAATAGTGGAAATGCAAATGCTTGTACTGGAGAAAAAGGATTAAAAGACGCATATGAGATGAGAAAGCAATCTGCAGATCAGTTTCAAATTCCAGAACATTATGTTGCAGTGACGTCAACTGGCGTAATTGGAGAATATCTAGCAATGGATAAAATAATAAAAGGGATCAAACAATTGGATCCTGCTTCAACGTTAGAAAGTGCAGAAGCATTTAATCAGGCGATTTTAACAACTGATACATGTTATAAGAAAGTTTGTTATCAAACGGTTGTGGATGGAAAAACGATATCTATCGGAGGAGTTGCAAAAGGATCGGGAATGATTAATCCGAATATGGCTACAATGCTCTCTTTTGTTACAACTGATGCAAACATTGAAACTGCTGTGTTACAAAACGCCTTATCAGAAATTACAAACAAAACATTTAATCGGATTACAGTTGATGGTGACACTTCAACAAATGATATGGTTGTCGTGATGGCTTCGGGACTTGCTAGAAATCATTCGCTTACTCCAGTGCACCCTGACTGGGACGGTTTTTACCATGCGTTAAAAGAAGCTTGCGAATCATTAGCAAAGCAGATTGCTCGTGATGGCGAAGGAGCAACAAAGTTAATTGAAGTGTGTGTAAAAGGTGCGTTGAATGATGAGGAAGCAGGAAAAGTTGCAAAGAAAATCGTAGGGTCAGATCTAGTTAAATCTGCGGTGTATGGAACAGATGCGAATTGGGGCCGGATTATTTGTGCAATAGGTTATAGTGGTTGTGAGATCAATCCTGATACGATTGATATTGCGATTGGTCCAGTTCAAACGCTAAGTCAAAGTCAGCCAACTGCTTTTTCAGAAGAAGAAGCAAAAGCATATATGGAAAGTTCAGACACGATTGTAATTGCTGTAGACCTTCATTTAGCGGATGGAACTGGAAAAGCTTGGGGTTGTGACCTGTCTTACGATTATGTACGTATAAACGCTGGATATAGAACATAA
- a CDS encoding GNAT family N-acetyltransferase gives MLKVYEVDKDVDIQFKRRIANLFMGQLEPIGPKDMYDQLMGTIELALKQDSQAHIFVAEKEETLVGAAFFNVALSIDKGGHYIWLNDLYVHKEHRNQGIAKKLLLKVIYWAESEGIKGIELETGINNEATKSLYNSLGFYDIISKRYGFRY, from the coding sequence ATGCTTAAGGTGTATGAGGTGGATAAAGACGTAGATATCCAATTCAAACGACGTATTGCCAATTTATTTATGGGTCAGTTAGAGCCCATCGGCCCAAAAGATATGTATGATCAATTAATGGGCACAATTGAACTTGCCTTAAAACAAGATTCACAAGCTCATATCTTCGTCGCAGAAAAAGAAGAAACGTTGGTCGGGGCTGCATTTTTTAACGTTGCACTTAGCATAGATAAAGGCGGTCATTACATATGGCTTAATGATCTTTATGTCCATAAAGAACACCGTAATCAAGGAATCGCAAAAAAACTGCTCCTTAAAGTTATTTACTGGGCAGAAAGTGAAGGAATCAAAGGGATAGAATTAGAAACTGGAATAAACAACGAAGCGACAAAATCACTATATAATTCACTCGGATTCTATGATATTATTTCCAAGCGCTACGGATTTCGTTATTAA
- a CDS encoding redoxin domain-containing protein, translated as MQNNIELFDGIDADLYAISTDSPENSKRLKEAGAFTFSFLSDKSFSVLDRTKMKNDQISYRGISILDQDGTYIHHEINDFWGDQIEQTADIIYEQLNKVN; from the coding sequence TTGCAAAATAACATTGAATTATTTGATGGGATTGATGCTGACCTTTATGCGATTAGTACAGATAGTCCTGAAAATTCTAAACGTCTAAAAGAAGCAGGGGCATTTACTTTTTCTTTTTTATCAGATAAATCATTTTCTGTCCTAGATCGAACCAAAATGAAAAATGACCAAATATCTTACCGCGGAATTAGTATTCTTGATCAAGATGGGACATATATTCACCATGAAATAAATGATTTTTGGGGTGACCAGATTGAACAAACAGCAGATATTATTTATGAACAATTGAATAAGGTAAATTAA
- a CDS encoding Cof-type HAD-IIB family hydrolase: MSTKHLIALDLDGTLLTDEKKISPRTKEVIAKARAQGHIVCISTGRPYRASIQYYQELQLNTAIVNFNGAFVHHPFDRSFGTHHSPLDLQTAKTVIETCEAFNVSNIMVEVIDDFYLRYFDQVLLETFLAGQSPVDHGNLLHILKEDPTCVLIHPQDHHVQQLRELLVDAHAEVIDQRVWGAPFNVIEIVKAGMNKAVGLKKVADFYNIPKERIIAFGDEDNDFEMIEFAGQGVAMANGISELKQLANSVTLSNEEDGIAIYLEEALNL, translated from the coding sequence ATGTCTACAAAGCACTTAATTGCACTCGATTTAGACGGTACCTTACTAACCGATGAAAAGAAGATATCTCCACGGACAAAAGAAGTAATTGCTAAAGCACGAGCTCAGGGACATATTGTATGCATTTCAACAGGCCGTCCTTATAGAGCCAGCATCCAGTATTACCAAGAACTACAACTTAATACGGCTATCGTAAATTTTAATGGGGCATTTGTTCACCACCCATTTGATAGAAGCTTTGGTACGCATCACTCTCCACTTGATCTTCAAACAGCTAAAACAGTCATAGAAACGTGCGAAGCCTTTAATGTTAGCAATATTATGGTTGAAGTTATTGATGACTTTTACCTTAGATATTTTGACCAAGTATTGTTAGAAACGTTTCTAGCTGGACAATCCCCCGTTGATCACGGAAATTTATTACATATTTTAAAAGAAGACCCTACGTGTGTTTTAATTCACCCACAAGATCATCATGTTCAGCAATTAAGAGAGCTACTGGTTGATGCACATGCTGAAGTAATTGATCAACGAGTTTGGGGAGCTCCTTTTAACGTCATTGAAATCGTAAAAGCAGGAATGAATAAAGCAGTTGGCTTAAAGAAAGTTGCTGATTTTTATAACATTCCTAAGGAACGAATTATTGCATTCGGTGATGAGGATAATGATTTTGAAATGATTGAATTTGCAGGGCAAGGTGTTGCGATGGCTAATGGAATTAGTGAACTGAAACAATTAGCTAATTCCGTTACACTATCAAACGAAGAAGATGGCATTGCGATCTATCTAGAAGAAGCACTTAATTTATAA
- a CDS encoding SCO family protein produces MRFLVPIMLVAMLSGCGWVYQVGNGGSSDYDISEAKIEVQDFEFTEQSGEPFGSTELQGQYWLASFIFTYCPTVCPTMTPNMSRLQAVMEDEGVDMSFVSFTVDPERDTSDHLYSYAENNGANHETWKFLTGYEFEEISEFALESFKVPVQQIEDSEDILHPTSFFLIDPDGTIIRKYDGLQTNQESIIDDLLKTIQ; encoded by the coding sequence ATGAGGTTCTTAGTACCAATCATGTTAGTAGCGATGCTTAGCGGCTGTGGCTGGGTCTATCAAGTTGGAAATGGGGGTTCTTCCGATTACGATATTTCTGAAGCTAAAATAGAAGTTCAAGATTTTGAATTTACTGAGCAGAGCGGGGAACCATTTGGTTCAACAGAGTTACAAGGTCAATATTGGCTTGCCAGCTTTATTTTTACGTACTGTCCGACTGTATGTCCTACAATGACACCGAATATGAGTCGGTTACAAGCCGTCATGGAAGACGAAGGTGTGGACATGTCGTTTGTTTCCTTTACCGTCGACCCAGAACGAGATACATCAGATCATCTTTATTCTTATGCTGAAAACAACGGTGCAAACCATGAAACTTGGAAATTTCTAACTGGTTATGAGTTTGAAGAAATTTCAGAGTTTGCTCTTGAAAGTTTCAAGGTTCCTGTTCAGCAGATTGAGGATAGTGAAGATATTTTGCATCCAACAAGCTTTTTCTTAATTGACCCTGATGGAACGATTATACGAAAATATGATGGATTACAAACAAACCAAGAATCCATTATTGATGACTTATTAAAAACAATTCAATAG
- a CDS encoding carbamoyl phosphate synthase large subunit: protein MPKQQDLKKVLVIGSGPIVIGQAAEFDYAGTQACLALKEEGIEVILINNNPATVMTDESCADRVYFEPLTIESVEAIIQKEQPDGILATLGGQTGLNLALDLHDNGILEKYNVNLLGTPIESIKKGEDREAFRALMQELDEPVPESEIVTTAEAALQFAEEVGYPIIVRPAYTLGGAGGGIASNVNELKHIIKAGLSLSPISQCLIEKSIAGFKEIEYEVMRDSNDTCITICNMENIDPVGIHTGDSIVVAPSQTLTDVEYQMLRTCSVKIIRALGIVGGCNIQFALDPHSKQYYLIEVNPRVSRSSALASKATGYPIAQMAAKVSIGYQLHELINPVTGHTYASFEPALDYVVVKFPRWPFDKFVHAERKLGTQMKATGEVMAIERNLEAGIQKAVRSLELKTCGLSLPTVSSKTTEQLWTLLKNPDDRRFFVLLELLRRGVTRKEIHDATGITEFFLQSFERLIQLEQKIKQTRFQQLDPEFLQTVKKAGFADAWLAHAWDVKEEEVRQKRINFDIVPSYKMVDTCAGEFTASTAYFYSSWSGEHDTIAQSGKKKILLIGSGPIRIGQGIEFDYCSVQGIQSLHRLGYEAIMMNNNPETVSTDYATADRLYFEPLTVEDVLNVIDLEQVEGVIVQLGGQTAISLVEGLEKAGVKLYGTNLDTIDQLEDRGRFYSFMKQVEVPHIPGVTATDEQDALAKAAEIGYPVLIRPSYVIGGQGMMLFESEKEFVSYLADEEHTVAYPILIDAYYPGIELEIDALTDGDNVCIAGMFEHVERAGVHSGDSIAVTPSFTITEEVKQLVYAYTKQIARGMDFKGIFNIQFVLFENQLYVIEINPRASRTVPILSKISNQSLIDYTVQLLLGSSLSDLNLTEVILPEPTFYTVKAPVFSYQKLAGLDPILEAEMKSTGELMSMSANLDEAFYKAFVWSQQSKPKFFTQKSGSIYIDIAEEFQEAFASYSTKLEQLGFNLVNNDFGNWVQTDEAIALISLPKLGTKDGTEKRQEALRQRCTVISELTTLDVMLRGLTVSNVRYNAIQDWWAKEEASIN from the coding sequence ATGCCTAAACAACAAGATTTAAAGAAAGTGCTTGTCATAGGATCAGGACCGATTGTCATCGGGCAGGCTGCTGAATTTGATTATGCAGGAACACAAGCTTGTCTAGCTTTAAAAGAAGAAGGAATAGAAGTAATTCTAATTAATAACAATCCAGCAACGGTTATGACAGATGAATCGTGTGCAGATCGTGTATATTTTGAACCACTTACAATTGAGAGTGTAGAAGCTATTATTCAGAAAGAGCAGCCAGATGGAATTTTAGCAACATTAGGTGGTCAAACAGGTTTAAACTTAGCGCTCGATCTACATGATAATGGAATTTTAGAGAAATATAATGTTAATTTACTAGGAACGCCGATTGAGTCTATCAAAAAAGGTGAAGATCGTGAAGCGTTTCGAGCTCTTATGCAAGAGCTAGATGAACCTGTTCCTGAAAGTGAAATTGTCACAACGGCTGAAGCGGCTTTACAGTTTGCTGAAGAAGTTGGCTATCCAATCATTGTACGTCCAGCTTACACACTTGGTGGAGCTGGTGGGGGTATTGCCTCAAACGTAAATGAATTAAAACATATTATAAAGGCTGGGCTCTCGCTCAGCCCAATCAGTCAATGTCTAATTGAGAAAAGTATTGCTGGTTTCAAAGAAATAGAGTATGAAGTGATGCGAGATAGCAACGATACTTGTATTACAATTTGTAACATGGAAAACATTGATCCAGTAGGGATTCACACGGGTGATTCAATTGTTGTTGCGCCGTCTCAAACTCTTACAGATGTTGAGTATCAAATGCTTAGAACTTGTTCAGTTAAGATTATTCGGGCATTAGGTATCGTTGGAGGATGTAACATACAATTTGCGTTAGACCCTCATAGTAAGCAATATTACTTAATTGAGGTAAATCCTCGAGTTAGTCGTTCGTCAGCTCTTGCTTCAAAAGCAACAGGATATCCAATAGCTCAAATGGCTGCAAAAGTTAGTATCGGCTACCAGTTACATGAGTTAATTAATCCTGTAACGGGTCATACCTATGCAAGCTTTGAGCCAGCGTTAGACTATGTTGTCGTAAAGTTTCCGCGATGGCCATTTGATAAGTTTGTTCACGCTGAGAGAAAACTTGGTACTCAGATGAAAGCTACAGGAGAAGTAATGGCAATTGAGCGAAACTTAGAGGCTGGCATTCAAAAAGCAGTGCGTTCTCTTGAATTAAAAACATGCGGATTATCACTACCTACTGTTTCAAGTAAGACAACAGAACAATTATGGACTTTATTGAAAAATCCTGATGACCGGCGTTTCTTTGTTTTATTGGAGCTTTTGAGAAGAGGAGTAACACGCAAAGAAATTCATGATGCAACTGGTATTACGGAATTTTTCTTGCAATCCTTCGAACGCTTAATTCAGTTAGAACAAAAAATTAAACAGACTCGTTTTCAGCAGTTGGATCCGGAGTTTTTACAAACGGTAAAAAAAGCTGGATTTGCAGATGCTTGGCTGGCTCATGCATGGGATGTTAAAGAAGAAGAAGTTCGCCAAAAAAGAATAAATTTCGATATTGTTCCTTCTTACAAAATGGTTGATACGTGTGCTGGTGAGTTTACAGCATCAACAGCATATTTTTATTCAAGTTGGTCCGGAGAACATGATACGATTGCTCAGTCAGGTAAAAAGAAAATATTATTAATTGGTTCTGGTCCAATTCGAATTGGTCAAGGGATCGAGTTTGACTATTGCTCTGTACAAGGGATTCAAAGTTTGCACCGTTTAGGCTATGAGGCAATTATGATGAACAATAACCCAGAAACGGTAAGTACGGATTATGCGACTGCTGATAGATTATATTTTGAACCTTTAACGGTTGAAGATGTCTTAAATGTTATTGATTTAGAACAAGTTGAAGGGGTAATTGTTCAGTTAGGTGGACAAACAGCTATTTCTCTTGTTGAAGGATTAGAAAAAGCTGGGGTAAAGCTTTACGGAACAAACCTTGACACAATCGATCAATTAGAAGATCGTGGCCGTTTCTATTCGTTTATGAAGCAAGTAGAGGTTCCGCATATTCCTGGTGTGACAGCTACTGATGAACAAGATGCATTGGCCAAGGCAGCAGAAATTGGCTATCCTGTCTTAATTCGTCCTTCTTATGTTATTGGCGGTCAAGGGATGATGCTGTTTGAATCGGAGAAGGAGTTTGTCTCTTATTTAGCTGATGAAGAGCATACTGTTGCTTACCCAATATTAATTGATGCTTACTATCCTGGAATTGAGCTGGAAATTGATGCATTAACCGATGGTGATAATGTATGTATAGCTGGGATGTTTGAGCACGTAGAACGTGCCGGAGTTCATTCGGGTGATAGTATTGCTGTGACACCTTCTTTTACTATTACAGAAGAAGTGAAACAACTTGTTTATGCATATACGAAACAAATTGCAAGAGGAATGGACTTTAAAGGTATCTTTAATATCCAATTTGTATTATTTGAAAATCAGCTTTATGTTATTGAAATTAATCCTCGTGCATCTAGAACGGTTCCAATCTTGAGTAAGATTTCTAACCAGTCATTAATTGATTATACGGTTCAATTGCTTTTAGGATCTTCATTATCTGATTTAAATCTTACGGAAGTTATTCTACCAGAACCGACATTCTATACGGTAAAAGCACCTGTTTTTTCGTATCAAAAGTTAGCAGGCCTTGATCCAATTCTAGAAGCAGAAATGAAATCAACAGGGGAATTAATGAGCATGAGTGCCAATCTTGATGAAGCTTTTTACAAAGCGTTTGTTTGGTCTCAACAGTCAAAGCCAAAGTTCTTTACTCAAAAGAGCGGATCGATCTATATTGATATTGCAGAAGAGTTTCAAGAAGCATTTGCTTCTTACTCAACAAAATTAGAACAATTAGGCTTTAATCTAGTAAATAATGATTTCGGGAATTGGGTTCAAACAGATGAAGCGATTGCTTTAATAAGTTTGCCAAAACTTGGAACAAAGGACGGAACTGAGAAGCGACAAGAAGCGTTAAGACAGCGTTGTACAGTTATTTCGGAACTAACGACTTTGGATGTCATGCTAAGAGGATTAACCGTCTCTAATGTTCGTTACAACGCTATTCAAGACTGGTGGGCAAAAGAAGAAGCATCAATAAACTAG
- the argB gene encoding acetylglutamate kinase, translating into MKDVIVIKCGGSTIAELSPEFFKSVVNMQKSGKHPIIVHGGGPAINHLLEKLDIHSEFVDGLRKTTEDVLNTAEMVLCGKVNKQVVTSIQQAGGQAVGLSGCDGRLLEVTPVNEKVLGYVGEPTKVNTSLLTTLFDLSMIPVIAPIGLNEDGVHYNVNADSAAGAIAKALGAEQLVFVTDVDGILKDGQCLDRVTSNDIEEYIADGTIYGGMIPKVKAALSTFTGGIQSVMIMNGKSTTVGEDGSVQGTIIVKSKIELSIS; encoded by the coding sequence GTGAAGGATGTAATAGTCATTAAATGCGGAGGAAGCACAATTGCTGAATTATCGCCAGAATTCTTTAAAAGTGTAGTGAATATGCAAAAAAGCGGAAAACATCCTATTATTGTTCATGGTGGGGGCCCAGCTATTAATCACCTTCTCGAAAAACTTGATATTCATTCAGAATTCGTGGATGGATTAAGAAAGACAACTGAGGATGTCCTTAACACTGCAGAAATGGTCTTATGTGGAAAGGTTAATAAGCAAGTCGTCACGAGCATTCAGCAAGCTGGGGGTCAGGCGGTTGGATTATCAGGTTGCGATGGTAGGTTGTTAGAGGTTACTCCGGTTAATGAAAAGGTGCTTGGCTACGTTGGTGAGCCTACAAAGGTGAATACCAGTTTACTTACAACGTTATTTGATTTAAGCATGATTCCTGTTATAGCGCCAATCGGATTGAATGAAGATGGAGTTCATTATAATGTCAACGCTGATAGTGCGGCTGGAGCAATTGCTAAGGCTTTAGGTGCGGAGCAGTTAGTTTTTGTCACTGATGTAGATGGGATTTTAAAAGATGGTCAGTGTCTGGATAGAGTAACTAGTAACGATATTGAGGAATATATCGCCGATGGCACTATTTATGGAGGGATGATTCCTAAAGTAAAAGCTGCTCTTTCTACATTTACCGGTGGGATTCAGTCGGTTATGATTATGAATGGAAAGTCGACAACTGTTGGAGAAGATGGCTCTGTCCAAGGAACGATCATTGTTAAATCAAAAATAGAGCTTTCTATTTCTTAG